In the genome of Ensifer sp. WSM1721, the window TGCAAAGGTCCGCTCCGGTTTCTGATCCCGGAGAGAGGCGTGTCCGCGCTCGATATCGAGGGCGGCGCCTTCTTCGATCCTGCGGCGGATGCGGCGCTCTTCGAGGCACTGGAAGCCACCGTCGAAACAACCGACGCGCGCCGCATCGAACGGCTTCCGCTCCACATCAACGATCCGCAGTTCGCCGAGGCCGCAGTCGCCGCCTACCGAGACATCGCCAACCCCTGAAAGAGACGCCGATGCCAGTAATCCCCCGCAAGACCATTCTTGAGAAGTTCCACGGCATGATCGCCGCCGGCAAGCCGATCATCGGCGGCGGGGCCGGCACGGGGATTTCGGCCAAGGCCGAGGAGGCGGGCGGCATCGACCTCATCATCATCTATAATTCCGGCCGTTACCGGATGGCGGGCCGCGGCTCGGCGGCCGGTCTGCTCGCCTATGGAAACGCCAATGAGATCGTGAAGGAAATGGCACTGGAGGTGCTGCCGGTCGTGAAGGCGACACCGGTACTCGCCGGCGTCAACGGCACCGACCCGTTCGTTTTCATGCCGCAGTTTCTCGCGGAATTGAAGACTATGGGCTTTTCCGGTGTACAGAATTTCCCGACCATTGGCCTCTTCGACGGACGGATCCGGCAGAGCTTCGAGGAGACCGGCATGGGCTACGGTCTCGAGGTGGAGATGATCGCCGAAGCCCACCGGCTCGACCTGCTGACGACGCCCTATGTCTTCAACGAGGAAGAAGCGATTGCGATGGCCAAGGCCGGTGCAGACATCGTCGTCGCTCATATGGGCGTTACCACAGGCGGCGCGATCGGCGCCACTTCCGCGATGTCGCTCGACGACTGCGTGAGCGAAATCGACGCGATAGCGGCGGCCGCACGCTCGGTACGGAAGGACGTCATCGTGCTTTGCCACGGTGGACCGATCTCGATGCCGGAGGATGCACGCTACATCCTGGATCGTTGTCCAAGCTGCAATGGCTTTTATGGCGCAAGTTCCATGGAGCGCCTGCCGGCCGAGGTGGCGATCCGCAAGCAGACGGAAGACTTCAAGGCGCTTGCCATCGGTACGGTGGTCTGAAGCGAGCAAGATGCGGGAGGAGGCCGCGGCATGGCGAAGGACAAATATTTTCTCTACCCGAAGGATGTCGCGAGCTTCGGCTTCGACTGGGGCCGCCTCGCACTGACGGTCGCGCCGGAGGTGAACGGGGCCGAGCGCTTCTCGGGTGGTGTGGTGGACTTGCCGAGCGGCGAGGGGCATGCGCGTCACAATCATCCCGGCGCTGAGGAGATCATCTTCGTCATCTCGGGCGAGGGCGAACAAATGGTGGAGGACGAGAACGGCAATCCGGTGACGCAGAAGGTTGGGCCCGGTTGCACGGTCTATGTACCGGAAAGCCGGTTCCACTCGACGAAGAACACGGGATCCGGCCCGATGCAGCTCTTCGTCGTCTATTCGCCAGCCGGCCCCGAGGGTGCGCTTCGGGATCTGCCAGATTTCCGACTGTTGCCGCCTGGCGCCTGAAGGAGCGCGGCAACCGCTTTTTTGGGAGAAGATCCGTGAACATCAGCGCAAGCGACACGCGGGCGGCGGAGCCGCCCTTCGATGCGGCGAAGCTCGACAGACTAATGGAGGAGGCGGGTATCGACGTGCTGCTCGCCACCTCCAAGCACAACACGCAGTACCTACTGGGTGGCTACAAGTTCATCTTCTTCGCCGCAATGGATGCGATAGGCCACAGCCGTTATCTGCCGATCGTCGTTTATGAGAAGGGCTCACCCGATCACTCAGCCTATGTTGGCAACCGCATGGAAGGGGGAGAACACCAGAACAACCCGTTCTGGACACCCGCCGTTCATACGGCGACCTGGGGTACGCTCGACGCGGCAGCGCTTGCCGTCGAGCACCTGAAGAAGATCGGTAAGGCCGGTGCTCGCATCGGCATCGAGCCGCCCTTCCTGCCCTCCGATGCGCGGGACCTGCTTACTTCTCGTCTTGAGGGTTCGCGTTTTGTGGACGCGACGCACGCGCTCGAGCGACTGCGCGCTATCAAGACGCCGCAGGAGCTGGAAAAACTCAAGCTTGCCTCCGAACTGATCACCGATGCCATGCTCGCCACCGTCGCGGCGGCACGGGAGGGATCCACGAAGGCGGAGATCATCGAACGCCTGAGGCGGGAGGAGACCAATCGCGGCCTGCATTTCGAGTATTGCCTGCTGACCCTCGGCGCCAGTCACAACCGTGCGGCCTCGCCGCAGGCGTGGGCGAAGGGCGAGGTACTTTCGATCGATTCCGGCGGCAACTATCAGGGCTATATCGGTGACCTTTGCCGCATGGGCGTGCTTGGCGAGCCCGATGCAGAGCTCGAGGATCTGTTAGCTGAAGTCGATTCGATCCAGCAGGCGGCCTTCGCCAGGATCAGGGCCGGGGCTACAGGCAGTGAGATGATTGCTGCGGCGGAGGGTGTTCTGAAAAGCTCGCCTTCGGCCGCCTTTACCGACTTCTTCTGCCACGGCATGGGTCTCATCAGCCACGAAGCACCGTTCCTGATGACCAACCACCCGGTCGCCTATGAAGGCGTCGACGCGGATCGACCTCTGGAGGCAGGCATGGTCGTTTCCGTCGAGACGACGATGCTTCACCCGAAGCGCGGTTTCATCAAGCTCGAGGACACGCTCGCCGTCACGAAGGACGGATACGAGATGTTCGGCAACAGAGGGCGCGGCTGGAACCGCGGGGCGCTATAGCGGCGGCGAAACCCCTGCGGAAGCGGAGCCCGGCGCACGATCGTGAGCCGGGCTCGTAGTCTACTTACTGTGGTAGATCTCGGTGCCGAGAACCTTAAGGCACTCCCGCATGAAGGCGGCAAGGGCCGTCCAGCCCTTTGCCGATACCATCGTGCCGTCGACATAGGCCTCGGTGGGGGAGAGGTCGATATAGGTACCGCCGGCCAGCGTGACTTCCGGCTCGCAGGCGCCGAGAGCGCCGACCTTCTTGCCGCGCACGACACCGTCGACGGCGATCAGGATTTGTACGCCGTGGCAGATCGTGAAGATCGGCTTCTGCTTTTCGTGGAAATGCCGCACGATGGCCTGCACGCGCTTGTCGGTGCGGATGTATTCCGGTCCGCGGCCGCCGGCACAGTAGACGGCGTGATACTCGTCGAGTTGAGCCTCTGCTTCCGCGAACGTCTTGTTGATGACGACATTATGGCCGAGTTTCTCGGTGTAGGTCTGATCGCCTTCGAAGTCGTGCAGGGACGTCCGCAGGATGTCGCCGGCTTTCTTGTCCGGGCAGACGACGTGGACCGTATGACCGACGGCCTCCATGGCCTGCTGGAAGACGAAGATTTCGTATTCTTCGGTGAAATCACCGGTAAGCATGAGAATCCGCTTGCCTGGCATAGTCTTCTCCTCCTCGTTGTTGAAATCTCATTCGAAGGCCGGCAGAAGCCGGTCGCGCGAATGCTCGATGTGCAGTTGCATCGCCCTTGCAGCAGCGATCGCGTCGCCGGCGGCGAATGCGTCGAGCAGGGCCTGGTGTTCGTCCAGCGCCTCCTCGGTGACGCGCCAGTGAAACATGAGGCGGAAGATGTGGAAGTGTGCGTGCTGGAAACTCAGTATTTCCCGAATGAGTTCGTTGCCGGCGAATTCCATGATGCGGTCGTGGAAAATCGCATCCTGACGGGCAAAGGTGGCATAGTGCACGCGTTCGTCCTGGCCATCACGCTTCGCCATGACGCCTGCGGCCTCCTGCAAGATCGCGAGCTTTTCGTCGTCCATGGCGGTGGCCGCCTTTGCCGCGCCATCAGGCTCGAGCAGGAGGCGGAGCTGATAAAGCTCGTCAAACCGCTGGCGCGTTATTTGTGCCGCCGCGCGATAGCCGACAAGATGCTGCTTTACCACCAGGCCCTCGCCTTCCAACCGACCGAGGGCCTCCCGGATTGGCGTGTGGGAAACGTTGAATTCCTTCACGAGGTTGTCGACCGTAATGCGCGCACCCGGCGGGATCTTGAGCGACATCAACCGGTTGAAGATTGCCTCGTAGACATCCTCCACAAGGCTGTTGGCGCGCTGGATTTGGGTACTGCCCACCGTTGCTGCGGCGAGCTTGGTCGAAGTCATGTCCATCCCTTCTTTTGTGCCATGATGGTCCCGACTCGCTCCCCACAATGCTTCGGGCCATGAACGATCCTATACGATATAGGATAGCCGCGAAAGTCCGGACAATGTCCCGGCCAGTTCTTGAAGCTTAGGAGCTCGCGCGGCCGTGGGCGGTCGCCGGTTCGATCCCTTGGTCCGATCGCGCCTCTCGCGGCGTTGCCATGCGTAAAGCGAAATGCTTCCATAAGCTGCATGAGTGTTGCTCATGGAGCTTTTGATGTCTTCAGACGACGTCGACCTTAATCTTCTTCGCGTCTTCGACGTGTTAATGCAGGAACGAAGTGTCACGGGCGCCGCCGCCCATTTGGGGCGGACCCAGTCTGCCGTCAGTCACTCTCTCGCCAAGCTGCGCGGCGCACGAACACGTTTAATCGCGACGCGCTTTAGCCTTTGTCTGTCAAGCCGTTTCAGCGGCAGCAGAATATTTCTGTGAGATGACTGCGCACACCATCAACTGGATCTGGTGGAAAAGCATCAACGGCAGAACGATCGCTCCGATCGACTGCCCAGCGAAGATGACGCCTGCCATCGGTACGCCACTGGCAAGGCTCTTCTTCGATCCACAAAAGGTGATGGTGATCTGGTCTGGCCTGTTGAAGCCCATGAGGCGGCTGCCGCGCATGGTGAAGGTCAGCACAAGGCCGAGCAGTAGGATGTCAACCCCGACAACGACGGCGATGTCTCTCAGAGAGAAGGTTTGCCACAATCCCTCGACGACTGCCTTGCTGAAGGCGAGGTAGACGACCATCAGGATGGAACCTCTGTCGACAGGAGTGAGAATCTTCTTCTTCGAGCGTACCCAGTTTCCGATCCACGGCTGTAGGATCTGCCCGACGACAAATGGCGCGAGCAACTGCAGCAGGATCTTCTCCATGACATCCCAGGAGAACCCGCCATGGCCGCCGACCGAAAAGAGCAAGCCGACGAGAAGAGGCGTCAGGAACATGCCGAGTAGATTGGAGGCGGAAGCCGAGCAGATCGCAGCCGGAACATTCCCGCCGGCCATTGACGTAAAAGCGATGGATGACTGCACGGTGGACGGCAGGACGCACAGGAAGAGAATACCGAGGTAAAGCGGCTGTGGCAGGATCGAATCCGGAACGAGGCCCAATGCCATGCCGAGCAGTGGGAAAACAGCGAATGTCGTGAGCAGAATGACGAGCTGCAGGCGCCAATGCAGGACGCCGGCAAGGACAACATCGGTGGACATCCGCGCGCCATGCAGAAAGAAGAGAAGCGCAATGGCGAGACTTGTGGCAACGCTGAAATAATCCGCAAAACTGCCGCTTGCCGGAAGCAGCGAGGCAAGGACGACGCTACAGACGAGCAGGGTCGTGAAAGTGTCGGGCAAAAACCGGCGCATGGTGCTCCCTAAAGTCAGATCGCCTCTGTGACCAGCTTGATGTTGAAGAAGTTGTCCATCGCCTCGGTTCCGCCTTCGGACCCGTAGCCCGAGTCCTTTATGCCGCCAAAGGGAAGCTCCGGCAGCGCCAGCCCATGGTGATTGATTGATATCATTCCGCTTTGTATATCGCGGCTCAGTGCGGCACTCGTTTTCCCGGATGTCGTATAAGCATACGCTGCCAAGCCATAGGGGAGGCGGTTCGCTTCCGTAATGGCGGCTTCATAGGTCGAAAAAGGGCTCACCACAGCGATGGGGCCGAAGGGCTCCTCGTTCAATATCCGGGCGCTCAGCGGCACATCTGTGAGAACGGTGGGTTTGTAGAAATTTCCGCGGTTGCCGATGCGCTCGCCGCCGGTCGCAATCTTTCCGCCCCACGAGACGGCATCAGCCACCAACGATTCCATAGCTTCGAGCCGTCTGCCGTTCGCAAGCGGGCCCATGGTAGTGCCCGAATCCAGTCCATTGCCCACCTTGACGGCCTCGGCAGCCTTGACGAAGCAGTCGAGAAACCTCGCGTAGATCCTCTCCTGTATAAGGAAGCGGGTTGGGGCAACGCAGACTTGGCCCGCATTGCGGAATTTGGCTCCGGCCAGGATGCGGACTGCGAGAGCGACGTCGGCATCGTCGAACACGATCGCCGGCGCGTGACCGCCAAGTTCCATCGTCACCCGCTTCATATGAGCACCGGCGAGAGCCGCAAGCTGTTTGCCGACGGCCGTCGAGCCCGTGAAGGAGACCTTGCGGATCATGGGATGGGGAATGAGGTGGTTGGAGATGTCGGCGGGGATGCCGAATACCAGATTGAGCGCGCCGGCCGGCAAATCCGCATCCGCGAATGCGCGAACAAGTTCGGCACAACTCGCCGGGGTCTCCTCCGGTCCCTTCAGAATGACGGAACAACCGGCCGCAAGACCGGCCGCTACTTTGCGCACGGCCTGGTTCAATGGAAAGTTCCAGGGGCTGAAGGCGGCGACCGGACCGACGGGCTCCTTGACGACGAGCTGCCGAACGTTGACGAAACGGGAAGGGACAACGCGACCGTATGCCCGCCGCGCCTCCTCGGCGAACCAGTCGATCATGTCGGCCGCCCCAAGAGTCTCCGCCGTGGACTCCGCGATCGGCTTTCCCTGTTCGAGAGTCATGATCGTCGCGATCTTCTCAACCCGTTCCCGCAGTAAACGGGCAGCCTTGTGCAACAGCTTAGCGCGTTCGAACGCGCAGACCTGAGACCATGCCGCGAACCCGGTTGCGGCTGTTACAAGCGCTTCGTCAAGATCATCCCGCCCGGCATTTGCCACGGTTCCAATGATCTCATCGGAGGCTGGATTGACGATTGAA includes:
- a CDS encoding phosphoenolpyruvate hydrolase family protein, coding for MPVIPRKTILEKFHGMIAAGKPIIGGGAGTGISAKAEEAGGIDLIIIYNSGRYRMAGRGSAAGLLAYGNANEIVKEMALEVLPVVKATPVLAGVNGTDPFVFMPQFLAELKTMGFSGVQNFPTIGLFDGRIRQSFEETGMGYGLEVEMIAEAHRLDLLTTPYVFNEEEAIAMAKAGADIVVAHMGVTTGGAIGATSAMSLDDCVSEIDAIAAAARSVRKDVIVLCHGGPISMPEDARYILDRCPSCNGFYGASSMERLPAEVAIRKQTEDFKALAIGTVV
- a CDS encoding cupin domain-containing protein — its product is MAKDKYFLYPKDVASFGFDWGRLALTVAPEVNGAERFSGGVVDLPSGEGHARHNHPGAEEIIFVISGEGEQMVEDENGNPVTQKVGPGCTVYVPESRFHSTKNTGSGPMQLFVVYSPAGPEGALRDLPDFRLLPPGA
- a CDS encoding Xaa-Pro peptidase family protein, whose product is MNISASDTRAAEPPFDAAKLDRLMEEAGIDVLLATSKHNTQYLLGGYKFIFFAAMDAIGHSRYLPIVVYEKGSPDHSAYVGNRMEGGEHQNNPFWTPAVHTATWGTLDAAALAVEHLKKIGKAGARIGIEPPFLPSDARDLLTSRLEGSRFVDATHALERLRAIKTPQELEKLKLASELITDAMLATVAAAREGSTKAEIIERLRREETNRGLHFEYCLLTLGASHNRAASPQAWAKGEVLSIDSGGNYQGYIGDLCRMGVLGEPDAELEDLLAEVDSIQQAAFARIRAGATGSEMIAAAEGVLKSSPSAAFTDFFCHGMGLISHEAPFLMTNHPVAYEGVDADRPLEAGMVVSVETTMLHPKRGFIKLEDTLAVTKDGYEMFGNRGRGWNRGAL
- a CDS encoding DJ-1/PfpI family protein produces the protein MPGKRILMLTGDFTEEYEIFVFQQAMEAVGHTVHVVCPDKKAGDILRTSLHDFEGDQTYTEKLGHNVVINKTFAEAEAQLDEYHAVYCAGGRGPEYIRTDKRVQAIVRHFHEKQKPIFTICHGVQILIAVDGVVRGKKVGALGACEPEVTLAGGTYIDLSPTEAYVDGTMVSAKGWTALAAFMRECLKVLGTEIYHSK
- a CDS encoding GntR family transcriptional regulator, which translates into the protein MTSTKLAAATVGSTQIQRANSLVEDVYEAIFNRLMSLKIPPGARITVDNLVKEFNVSHTPIREALGRLEGEGLVVKQHLVGYRAAAQITRQRFDELYQLRLLLEPDGAAKAATAMDDEKLAILQEAAGVMAKRDGQDERVHYATFARQDAIFHDRIMEFAGNELIREILSFQHAHFHIFRLMFHWRVTEEALDEHQALLDAFAAGDAIAAARAMQLHIEHSRDRLLPAFE
- a CDS encoding LysR family transcriptional regulator, with the translated sequence MQERSVTGAAAHLGRTQSAVSHSLAKLRGARTRLIATRFSLCLSSRFSGSRIFL
- a CDS encoding bile acid:sodium symporter family protein yields the protein MRRFLPDTFTTLLVCSVVLASLLPASGSFADYFSVATSLAIALLFFLHGARMSTDVVLAGVLHWRLQLVILLTTFAVFPLLGMALGLVPDSILPQPLYLGILFLCVLPSTVQSSIAFTSMAGGNVPAAICSASASNLLGMFLTPLLVGLLFSVGGHGGFSWDVMEKILLQLLAPFVVGQILQPWIGNWVRSKKKILTPVDRGSILMVVYLAFSKAVVEGLWQTFSLRDIAVVVGVDILLLGLVLTFTMRGSRLMGFNRPDQITITFCGSKKSLASGVPMAGVIFAGQSIGAIVLPLMLFHQIQLMVCAVISQKYSAAAETA
- a CDS encoding NAD-dependent succinate-semialdehyde dehydrogenase — translated: MSDYPQTQLYIGGTWRDGAKERISIVNPASDEIIGTVANAGRDDLDEALVTAATGFAAWSQVCAFERAKLLHKAARLLRERVEKIATIMTLEQGKPIAESTAETLGAADMIDWFAEEARRAYGRVVPSRFVNVRQLVVKEPVGPVAAFSPWNFPLNQAVRKVAAGLAAGCSVILKGPEETPASCAELVRAFADADLPAGALNLVFGIPADISNHLIPHPMIRKVSFTGSTAVGKQLAALAGAHMKRVTMELGGHAPAIVFDDADVALAVRILAGAKFRNAGQVCVAPTRFLIQERIYARFLDCFVKAAEAVKVGNGLDSGTTMGPLANGRRLEAMESLVADAVSWGGKIATGGERIGNRGNFYKPTVLTDVPLSARILNEEPFGPIAVVSPFSTYEAAITEANRLPYGLAAYAYTTSGKTSAALSRDIQSGMISINHHGLALPELPFGGIKDSGYGSEGGTEAMDNFFNIKLVTEAI